A part of Micromonospora chersina genomic DNA contains:
- a CDS encoding cytochrome P450 produces MRWNPFAGAYLADPAQVWGRLLDAPGGVHHDEDLGLWLITRHADVRRALGDTDSFGNTLTLAPVYDVCPEALAVIMRIDAPPTTAAADPPVHPRTRRALRATFANTADRVEQRYGAIVRRRVDELVSRLVAHAGQRVDLVREFTTELPLLVLLDLLGVPERDVARVRAWADGQIALVWGRPDPAEQVRLARGLLEFWRYCQALVRDRLDSDRPGDGYVDRLLAYRDGDDEVLTVAEVSSIVFNLLVAGHETTAGLLAHALDQALSTPDRWRGIAAEPHRVPAFLTETLRFAPAIDGWLRVTRRPVTLGGVTIPAGARCLLLIGAANRDPAVFAHPDRFDPARPDANDHLSFGHGPHFCIGAALARLEAGIALTRLAAAVPGLRLAPGHRRSYHPNVAFRAHRSLPVVIEPAVPSGGRAAPAVERPAA; encoded by the coding sequence ATGCGGTGGAATCCGTTCGCCGGCGCGTATCTCGCCGACCCGGCGCAGGTGTGGGGGCGGCTGCTCGACGCCCCGGGCGGGGTGCACCACGACGAGGACCTCGGGCTGTGGCTGATCACCCGCCACGCCGACGTACGGCGGGCGCTCGGCGACACCGACAGCTTCGGCAACACCCTCACCCTCGCGCCGGTCTACGACGTCTGCCCGGAGGCCCTGGCCGTCATCATGCGCATCGACGCCCCGCCCACCACGGCCGCCGCCGACCCTCCGGTGCACCCGCGGACCCGCCGGGCGCTGCGGGCCACCTTCGCCAACACCGCCGACCGGGTCGAGCAGCGGTACGGCGCGATCGTCCGGCGCCGGGTCGACGAACTGGTGTCCCGCCTCGTCGCCCACGCGGGCCAGCGGGTCGACCTCGTCCGGGAGTTCACCACCGAGCTGCCCCTGCTGGTCCTGCTCGACCTGCTCGGCGTGCCGGAGCGGGACGTCGCCCGGGTCCGGGCCTGGGCGGACGGCCAGATCGCCCTGGTGTGGGGGCGCCCGGATCCGGCGGAACAGGTGCGGCTCGCCCGGGGTCTGCTGGAGTTCTGGCGCTACTGCCAGGCGCTCGTGCGCGACCGGCTCGACAGCGACCGGCCCGGTGACGGGTACGTGGACCGGTTGCTCGCGTACCGGGACGGCGACGACGAGGTCCTCACCGTCGCCGAGGTGTCGAGCATCGTGTTCAACCTCCTGGTCGCCGGGCACGAGACCACTGCCGGCCTGCTCGCCCACGCGCTGGACCAGGCGCTCTCCACACCGGACCGGTGGCGCGGGATCGCCGCCGAGCCGCACCGGGTCCCCGCCTTCCTCACCGAGACCCTGCGGTTCGCGCCCGCCATCGACGGCTGGCTGCGGGTGACCAGGCGGCCGGTCACACTGGGTGGTGTCACCATCCCGGCCGGGGCGCGCTGCCTGCTGCTCATCGGCGCCGCGAACCGGGACCCGGCGGTGTTCGCCCACCCGGACCGGTTCGACCCGGCGCGGCCCGACGCGAACGACCACCTCTCCTTCGGGCACGGGCCGCACTTCTGCATCGGCGCGGCGCTGGCGCGGCTGGAAGCAGGAATCGCGCTCACGCGGCTCGCCGCGGCCGTGCCCGGGCTGCGGCTGGCCCCCGGGCACCGCCGGTCGTACCACCCCAACGTGGCGTTCCGGGCGCACCGAAGCCTGCCGGTGGTCATCGAGCCGGCCGTGCCGTCCGGCGGCCGGGCGGCGCCCGCCGTCGAGCGTCCGGCGGCGTGA
- a CDS encoding arginase family protein: protein MTAPGWYLVGAPWDCSALGRGERLAPAALRAAGLSELVPDDAGDVPVVIDDARRDEATGVLALRQTARAARVLADGLDDAAGRRPGRRPLVVGGDCSLLLGVLPWLRRSRDRVGLWFVDGHPDFLDGAASPTGETADMDLALLTGSGPEQLTAPAGVSAPLVAPGDVVLVGHRTRDLDPEAAAEVARVPDTVRRIDAPAVLDAPRACGERAAALLAGVDGGVWLHVDCDVLDPAAMPAVTYPEPGGPGLGQLGDLLAPLLASPRLLGLSIADFRPDLDPDGVHAAALVALLRRLL, encoded by the coding sequence GTGACAGCGCCGGGCTGGTATCTGGTGGGGGCGCCGTGGGACTGCTCGGCGCTCGGCCGGGGTGAGCGGCTCGCGCCGGCTGCCCTGCGCGCGGCCGGGCTGTCCGAACTCGTCCCCGACGACGCCGGGGACGTGCCGGTCGTCATCGACGACGCCCGGCGGGACGAGGCCACCGGCGTACTCGCGCTGCGGCAGACCGCCCGGGCGGCGCGGGTGCTGGCCGACGGGCTCGACGACGCCGCCGGGCGCCGGCCCGGCCGACGGCCGCTGGTGGTCGGCGGTGACTGCAGCCTGCTGCTCGGCGTGCTGCCGTGGCTGCGCCGCAGCCGCGACCGGGTCGGCCTGTGGTTCGTCGACGGGCACCCCGACTTCCTCGACGGCGCCGCCTCGCCGACGGGGGAGACGGCCGACATGGACCTGGCCCTGCTCACGGGCTCCGGCCCCGAGCAGCTCACCGCGCCGGCCGGGGTGTCCGCGCCGCTCGTGGCGCCCGGCGACGTGGTGCTGGTCGGCCACCGTACCCGGGACCTCGACCCGGAGGCCGCCGCCGAGGTGGCCCGGGTGCCCGACACCGTCCGCCGCATCGACGCCCCGGCGGTCCTCGACGCGCCACGGGCGTGCGGCGAGCGCGCCGCCGCGTTGCTCGCCGGTGTCGACGGGGGAGTGTGGCTGCACGTCGACTGCGACGTCCTCGATCCGGCGGCCATGCCGGCCGTCACCTACCCGGAACCGGGCGGGCCGGGCCTGGGGCAGTTGGGCGACCTGCTGGCGCCGCTCCTCGCCTCGCCGCGGCTGCTCGGCCTGAGCATCGCCGATTTCCGGCCCGACCTGGATCCGGACGGTGTTCACGCGGCGGCGCTTGTCGCGTTACTGCGCCGGCTGCTGTGA
- a CDS encoding MerR family transcriptional regulator has product MSRRGDMRIGELAAQAGISTDTVRYYEKVGLVTGRRLPNGYRDFPAEAVAWLHYVRTAQALGFSLAEISRNCAKLRAAPDTATALSALFQEKIAVIDARMVQLAALRADLAARVGTGCPLRTAGQAPEPTPRM; this is encoded by the coding sequence ATGAGCCGGCGAGGTGACATGCGTATCGGGGAGCTGGCCGCGCAGGCGGGGATCAGCACGGACACCGTCCGGTACTACGAGAAGGTCGGCCTGGTCACCGGCCGGCGGCTGCCCAACGGTTACCGCGACTTCCCCGCCGAGGCCGTGGCGTGGCTGCACTACGTCCGCACCGCGCAGGCGCTCGGCTTCTCGCTGGCGGAGATCTCGCGCAACTGCGCGAAGCTGCGCGCCGCGCCCGACACCGCGACGGCGCTGTCGGCGCTGTTCCAGGAGAAGATCGCCGTCATCGACGCCCGGATGGTCCAACTCGCCGCCCTCCGGGCCGACCTCGCCGCCCGCGTCGGCACGGGATGCCCGTTGCGGACGGCAGGCCAGGCTCCGGAGCCGACCCCGCGCATGTGA
- a CDS encoding zinc-dependent alcohol dehydrogenase family protein, producing the protein MRAVIFDEFGARPEVRDVPDPVAPADGAVIRVEATGLCRSDWHGWQGHDPDIRPPHVPGHEFAGVVAAVGAGVRGWRPGDRVTAPFVCACGRCPACLAGDQQVCERQTQPGFTHWGSFAEYVVVRQADVNLIGLPDELDFPTAAALGCRFATAFRAVVSQGRVAAGEWVAVHGCGGVGLSAVMIAAACGARVVAVDISPGALDLARRAGAAVCVDGGALTGPGAVAAAVREATGGGAHLSLDALGSHATCVASVESLRRRGRHVQVGLLPAAQGRPALPMDLVIAYELELRGSHGMAAHAYPELLRLVTAGVLRPGELITRTIGLDEVPDALTTMDRPTTGGMCLIEPR; encoded by the coding sequence ATGCGCGCGGTGATCTTCGACGAGTTCGGCGCCCGGCCCGAGGTCCGCGACGTCCCGGATCCGGTGGCGCCTGCCGACGGCGCCGTCATCCGGGTGGAGGCGACCGGGTTGTGCCGCAGCGACTGGCACGGTTGGCAGGGGCACGACCCGGACATCCGCCCGCCGCACGTCCCCGGCCACGAGTTCGCCGGTGTCGTGGCGGCGGTCGGCGCGGGCGTCCGCGGCTGGCGGCCCGGCGACCGGGTCACCGCGCCCTTCGTCTGCGCCTGCGGGCGGTGCCCCGCCTGCCTGGCCGGCGACCAGCAGGTCTGCGAGCGGCAGACGCAGCCCGGCTTCACCCACTGGGGCTCGTTCGCCGAGTACGTGGTGGTGCGCCAGGCCGACGTCAACCTCATCGGGCTCCCCGACGAGCTGGACTTCCCGACCGCGGCGGCGCTGGGCTGCCGCTTCGCCACGGCGTTCCGGGCCGTGGTGAGCCAGGGACGGGTGGCCGCCGGCGAGTGGGTGGCGGTGCACGGCTGCGGCGGCGTGGGCCTGTCGGCCGTCATGATCGCGGCGGCCTGCGGCGCGCGGGTGGTGGCCGTCGACATCTCCCCCGGCGCGCTGGACCTCGCCCGGCGCGCCGGGGCGGCGGTCTGCGTGGACGGCGGCGCGCTCACCGGCCCCGGGGCGGTGGCCGCGGCCGTCCGGGAGGCGACCGGCGGCGGCGCCCACCTGTCCCTCGACGCGCTGGGCAGTCACGCCACCTGCGTGGCGTCCGTCGAGAGCCTGCGGCGACGCGGCCGGCACGTGCAGGTCGGCCTCCTCCCGGCCGCGCAGGGCCGTCCGGCGCTGCCCATGGACCTGGTGATCGCGTACGAGCTGGAGCTGCGCGGCAGCCACGGCATGGCCGCCCACGCCTACCCCGAGCTGCTCCGGCTGGTCACCGCCGGAGTGCTGCGCCCCGGCGAGCTGATCACCCGCACCATCGGCCTCGACGAGGTGCCGGACGCGCTGACCACGATGGACCGGCCCACGACCGGCGGCATGTGCCTCATCGAGCCCCGCTGA
- a CDS encoding NAD-dependent epimerase/dehydratase family protein → MTDPVPSTLPTRVVVTGAAGKLGRAVVAHLRAVGVDVLAVDRAGGRDPRDVDGEFLLVDLTDYGQVVEAFTGGADEHAGGVEAVVHLAAVPAPGLLPNAVTFANNSAATYNVFAAARAAGIRRVVWASSETVLGLPFDTPPPYAPVDEEYPPRPESTYSLNKALEEEMARHFCRWDPELVMVGLRFSNVMDVEDYAAFPSFQADPRLRRWNLWGYIDARDGAQAVERALAHDRPGADVFIIANADTVMNRSSAELMAEVYPGVEVRGELGEHETLLSIDKARRVLGYEPRHSWRDHVDPAG, encoded by the coding sequence ATGACCGACCCTGTGCCGTCCACCCTGCCCACGCGCGTCGTCGTCACGGGCGCCGCCGGAAAGCTCGGCCGCGCCGTGGTCGCGCACCTGCGCGCGGTGGGCGTCGACGTGCTCGCGGTGGACCGCGCCGGCGGGCGCGACCCGCGCGACGTCGACGGCGAGTTCCTCCTGGTCGACCTGACCGACTACGGGCAGGTGGTGGAGGCGTTCACCGGCGGCGCGGACGAGCACGCCGGCGGCGTCGAGGCGGTGGTGCACCTGGCCGCGGTGCCGGCGCCCGGGCTGCTGCCCAACGCCGTGACCTTCGCGAACAACTCGGCCGCGACGTACAACGTCTTCGCGGCGGCCCGGGCGGCCGGCATCAGGCGGGTGGTCTGGGCGTCCAGCGAGACGGTGCTGGGGCTGCCGTTCGACACCCCGCCGCCGTACGCGCCCGTCGACGAGGAGTACCCGCCGCGGCCCGAGTCGACCTACTCGCTCAACAAGGCCCTCGAGGAGGAGATGGCGCGGCACTTCTGCCGCTGGGACCCGGAACTGGTCATGGTCGGCCTGCGCTTCTCCAACGTGATGGACGTCGAGGACTACGCGGCGTTCCCCTCCTTCCAGGCCGACCCGCGGCTGCGCCGCTGGAACCTCTGGGGCTACATCGACGCCCGGGACGGCGCCCAGGCCGTCGAGCGGGCGCTCGCCCACGACCGGCCCGGCGCCGACGTCTTCATCATCGCCAACGCCGACACGGTCATGAACAGGTCCAGCGCCGAGCTGATGGCCGAGGTCTACCCGGGCGTCGAGGTCCGCGGCGAACTCGGCGAGCACGAGACCCTGCTCAGCATCGACAAGGCCCGCCGGGTGCTGGGCTACGAGCCGCGGCACTCCTGGCGCGACCACGTCGACCCCGCCGGTTGA